The Desulfococcus multivorans DNA window TTTGCACATGGAGGCTTCGGCTGTCCGCGTCGGAATAGACGGCTACGGTGCCGATGCCCAATTTTCGGCAGGTGCGGATGATGCGGACGGCGATTTCGCCGCGGTTGGCGATCAGAATCTTCTCGAACATGCATGCCTCACAGGGGAATGTTTCCGTGTTTGCGTTTCGGCCTTCTGGCTTCCTTGCCTTCCAACACCTGCAGGGTGCGGATGAGTCGGTGGCGAGTATCGCGGGGAAAGATCACGTCGTCGATATAGCCCCGTTGGGCCGCCAGAAACGGATTGGCGAAGGTACGGCGGTAGTGGGCCATTTTTTCGTTCAGAACCGCATCCGGGTCCTGGGCGGACTGAATCTCTCTGCGGTAGATCACCTCGGCGGCGCCTTTGGGCCCCATGACCGCGATCTCCGCCGACGGCCAGGCATAGTTGACGTCGCAGTGGATGTGTTTGGAGTTCATGACGAGATAGGCCCCGCCGTATGCTTTTCGGACGATAACGGAAATACGCGGCACCGTGGCTTCGGTGAAGGCGTAGAGCAGCTTGGCGCCGTGGCGGATGATTCCGCCGTGCTCCTGATCGGGGCCGGGCATGAAGCCCGGAACATCCACCAGGGCGATGAGAGGAATGTTGAAGGCGTCGCAGAAACGGACGAATCGACCGGCCTTGAAGGAGGCGTCGGTGTCCAGGACACCGGCGAGGACTGCCGGTTGGTTGGCCACCAGACCGACGGTCTGGCCGCCCAACCGGCCGAAGCCGCAGATGATGTTGCGGGCGAAATCCGAGTGGACCTCCATGAACTCGGCACCGTCGAGGATGCTGAAAATCAGCACGTTCATGTCGTAAGTCTGGTTGGGGTTTCCGGGAATGAGATAGTCAAGGGCCGGGTCGGTGCGGTCCGCCGGATCGCGCAGGTCCAACAGCGGTGCCCTTTGTCGGTTGTTGGAAGGCAGATAGCTGATAAGACGCCGAACCTCGCGCAGGCAAAGCACGTCGTTGGGGAGGGTGAAGTGGGAAACGCCGCTTTCCCTGGCATGGACCCCGGCCCCGCCCAGATCCTCCGCCGTGATATCCTGGTGGGTGACGGTTTTGACCACGCTGGGCCCGGTGACGAACATGTACGAAGATTCCTGCACCATAAAAACAAAATCGGTGATGGCCGGACTGTAAACCGCACCGCCGGCGCAGGGGCCCATGATGCAGGATATCTGGGGTACGACGCCGCTGGCTTCGACGTTTCTGTGAAAGATTTCGCCGTAGGCGGCCAGAGCATCTACGCCTTCCTGGATGCGGGCGCCCCCGGAGTCGTTCAGGCCGATGATGGGCGCGCCCACCTTGACGGCCAGATCCATCACCTTGCAGATTTTTTGTGCATGGGCCTCT harbors:
- a CDS encoding acyl-CoA carboxylase subunit beta produces the protein MDAQYSATLETLETLRAESLAAGGKRKINAQHEKGKLSARERIDLLLDEGTFEEFDVLKTGRGGALEAEKTYAGDGVITGHGSIDGREIFVFSQDFTVIGGSLGEAHAQKICKVMDLAVKVGAPIIGLNDSGGARIQEGVDALAAYGEIFHRNVEASGVVPQISCIMGPCAGGAVYSPAITDFVFMVQESSYMFVTGPSVVKTVTHQDITAEDLGGAGVHARESGVSHFTLPNDVLCLREVRRLISYLPSNNRQRAPLLDLRDPADRTDPALDYLIPGNPNQTYDMNVLIFSILDGAEFMEVHSDFARNIICGFGRLGGQTVGLVANQPAVLAGVLDTDASFKAGRFVRFCDAFNIPLIALVDVPGFMPGPDQEHGGIIRHGAKLLYAFTEATVPRISVIVRKAYGGAYLVMNSKHIHCDVNYAWPSAEIAVMGPKGAAEVIYRREIQSAQDPDAVLNEKMAHYRRTFANPFLAAQRGYIDDVIFPRDTRHRLIRTLQVLEGKEARRPKRKHGNIPL